In Gammaproteobacteria bacterium, one genomic interval encodes:
- a CDS encoding DUF4124 domain-containing protein yields MKTGLAGLLLMAGLPPALQAQEIWCHVDERGSVRYADRPFAGAVPAELPEASRWAGREADASGNEQRGPKAVGSRAGAGPELAIVQPAPEETVRGPDGALDVMIAAGREFEPRSRLVLELNGVETAWRGEPPKVTLSEVWRGEHRLRARLLDARGRELASSEEIRFYKREASVIKPGEQARGDRQLFPPESRNAKF; encoded by the coding sequence ATGAAGACAGGGTTGGCAGGCCTGCTGTTGATGGCGGGCCTGCCGCCCGCATTGCAGGCGCAGGAAATCTGGTGCCATGTCGATGAGCGCGGTTCCGTGCGTTATGCGGACCGGCCCTTTGCGGGGGCTGTTCCGGCGGAATTGCCCGAGGCGTCCCGCTGGGCCGGGCGAGAAGCAGATGCGTCCGGCAATGAGCAGCGTGGGCCGAAGGCGGTCGGATCGCGAGCAGGTGCAGGACCCGAACTTGCGATCGTGCAGCCTGCTCCTGAAGAGACGGTCCGGGGACCCGACGGCGCGCTCGACGTCATGATCGCAGCAGGCCGGGAGTTCGAGCCCCGCAGCCGCCTGGTGCTGGAACTGAACGGCGTCGAGACCGCATGGCGCGGCGAGCCGCCGAAAGTGACGCTAAGCGAGGTCTGGCGGGGCGAACATCGCTTGCGCGCCCGTCTGCTTGACGCACGGGGCAGGGAACTTGCCTCCAGCGAGGAAATCCGCTTCTACAAGCGGGAAGCATCGGTGATCAAGCCGGGGGAGCAGGCCCGCGGAGACAGACAGCTGTTTCCGCCCGAAAGCCGGAACGCGAAGTTCTAG
- a CDS encoding dihydroorotate dehydrogenase has protein sequence MSKSALSVDFCGLRLNSPIVLLSGCVGFGDEYTRVEGFSNADAGAIVCKGTTLEPRLGNRGHRLWETPGGMLNAIGLQNPGVDAVVRDIAPGLDYDETCWFANICGSTVEEYAEVTRRFDDTPMQGMEINISCPNVREGGVAFGNDPDMSARVVEACRAATSKPLIAKLSPNQTDIAENARRCLEAGADGLAVINTLMGMAIDAQSRRPVIGNVQGGLSGPAIKPLALLKVYQTYQVARKYDAPIIGQGGVMNAADAIEFLLAGATTVGVGTALFYDPLVCRKINAGIAEYLDEHGIGNVSELTGALKLQPDVEDSPLSG, from the coding sequence ATGAGCAAATCCGCGCTCTCCGTCGACTTTTGCGGCCTGCGGCTCAACTCGCCGATCGTGCTGTTGTCCGGCTGCGTGGGCTTCGGCGACGAGTACACCCGCGTCGAAGGTTTCTCCAACGCCGACGCGGGAGCCATCGTGTGCAAGGGAACGACGCTGGAGCCGCGCCTGGGGAACAGGGGCCACCGCCTCTGGGAAACCCCCGGCGGGATGCTCAACGCCATCGGTCTTCAGAATCCGGGTGTGGACGCGGTCGTTCGCGACATTGCGCCCGGACTCGACTACGACGAAACCTGCTGGTTCGCGAACATCTGCGGCAGCACGGTCGAAGAGTACGCCGAAGTGACGCGGCGGTTTGACGATACGCCGATGCAGGGCATGGAGATCAATATCTCCTGTCCCAACGTGCGCGAAGGCGGCGTGGCTTTCGGCAACGATCCGGACATGTCCGCGAGGGTGGTGGAGGCGTGCCGGGCCGCGACCTCCAAGCCACTGATCGCAAAGCTCTCGCCCAACCAGACCGATATCGCCGAAAATGCGCGACGCTGCCTGGAAGCGGGCGCCGACGGCCTGGCCGTGATCAATACGTTGATGGGCATGGCGATCGACGCGCAAAGCCGCCGCCCGGTGATCGGAAACGTGCAGGGTGGCCTGTCGGGACCGGCCATCAAGCCGCTGGCGCTGCTGAAGGTCTACCAGACGTATCAGGTGGCGCGAAAGTACGACGCACCGATCATCGGCCAGGGCGGCGTCATGAATGCCGCCGACGCAATCGAGTTTCTGCTGGCCGGCGCCACCACGGTCGGCGTGGGGACCGCTCTGTTCTACGATCCTCTGGTGTGCAGGAAGATCAACGCGGGCATCGCCGAATACCTCGACGAGCACGGGATCGGCAACGTGAGTGAACTCACCGGAGCGCTCAAGCTGCAACCGGATGTCGAGGACAGTCCGCTGTCCGGCTGA
- a CDS encoding NAD(P)-dependent glycerol-3-phosphate dehydrogenase, translating to MFAIIGAGAWGTALAVHLGKAGCPGKLWDIDRGHIANLLSHRENKRYLPGVSLPRCVQPVEELETAVRGAECVLLVTPSSALRATFRRLKPLLARGTRLCCASKGLEVESGLLTHQVAADELGPDFPLAAVSGPTFATEVAAGRPAAITVASGSAELARWLARKLNSGAVRAYVSGDLTGVEVGGATKNVIAIGAGLSDGLGYGANARAALLCRGLAEIVRLGVALGGRAGSFMGLAGLGDLALTCSDDQSRNRRLGLKVARGTPVEQALEELGQVAEGLYAADAVHRLSRRLKLDLPISEQVYQVLHRGRDPGTVLKALLSRPLKSEDEVPVAGA from the coding sequence ATGTTCGCGATAATCGGCGCCGGCGCATGGGGCACGGCGCTGGCGGTTCACCTGGGCAAGGCAGGCTGCCCCGGGAAGCTCTGGGACATTGACCGCGGGCACATCGCGAATCTCCTGTCGCACCGGGAAAACAAGCGATACCTTCCCGGCGTTTCCCTCCCGCGCTGCGTGCAGCCCGTGGAGGAACTGGAAACCGCCGTCCGGGGCGCCGAGTGCGTCTTGCTGGTGACGCCCAGCTCGGCCTTGCGGGCGACTTTCCGCCGCCTCAAGCCACTGCTCGCTCGCGGCACGCGGCTGTGCTGCGCCTCCAAGGGCCTGGAGGTCGAAAGCGGGCTGCTCACGCACCAGGTGGCGGCCGACGAGCTTGGCCCCGATTTCCCGCTGGCGGCGGTCTCAGGCCCCACGTTCGCCACCGAAGTCGCCGCCGGTCGTCCTGCCGCGATTACGGTGGCTTCCGGGAGCGCCGAACTGGCCCGCTGGCTGGCCCGAAAGCTCAACTCGGGCGCGGTGCGGGCCTATGTTTCCGGCGACCTGACCGGCGTCGAGGTGGGCGGCGCCACAAAGAACGTGATTGCGATCGGGGCCGGCCTGTCGGACGGCCTGGGTTACGGCGCCAATGCCCGGGCCGCGCTGCTTTGCCGCGGCCTGGCGGAGATCGTGCGCCTGGGCGTGGCGCTGGGGGGGCGCGCCGGCAGTTTCATGGGCCTGGCGGGCCTCGGCGACCTGGCGCTTACCTGCTCCGACGATCAGTCCCGCAACCGGCGACTGGGGCTGAAGGTAGCCCGCGGCACACCGGTCGAGCAGGCGCTGGAGGAACTCGGACAGGTCGCCGAAGGGCTTTATGCCGCCGATGCCGTGCATCGTCTGTCGCGCCGCCTCAAGCTTGACCTGCCGATTTCGGAACAGGTCTACCAGGTGCTGCACCGGGGACGGGACCCTGGAACGGTGCTCAAGGCGCTCTTGAGCCGGCCGCTGAAATCCGAGGACGAAGTGCCGGTGGCGGGAGCATGA
- a CDS encoding rhodanese-like domain-containing protein, with protein MGRLIEFATAHPWLSLGVVGTLLAALFNEVRLRALGVSALTPDVAVQAINKGAAIFDLREPQAFGQGHIPNARNIRAVDVPAAPKFKSGKTVLLVCDNGSASGRLAQDLRKKGSEQVFCLKGGLAAWQRDNLPVIVGRGRRK; from the coding sequence ATGGGACGCCTGATCGAATTCGCAACCGCCCACCCCTGGCTCAGCCTGGGCGTGGTGGGCACTCTGCTGGCCGCGCTGTTCAACGAAGTGCGCCTGCGGGCCCTGGGCGTGAGCGCACTCACCCCCGACGTTGCGGTACAGGCCATCAACAAGGGCGCGGCCATATTCGATTTGCGGGAGCCGCAAGCCTTCGGCCAGGGCCATATTCCCAATGCCCGCAATATTCGCGCCGTGGACGTGCCGGCGGCGCCGAAGTTCAAGTCCGGCAAGACGGTGCTGCTGGTGTGCGACAACGGCTCGGCCAGCGGTCGGCTGGCCCAGGATCTGCGCAAGAAGGGTTCCGAACAGGTGTTCTGCCTGAAGGGCGGGCTGGCCGCCTGGCAGCGGGACAACCTGCCGGTGATCGTTGGGCGGGGCCGGCGGAAATAG
- a CDS encoding peptidoglycan DD-metalloendopeptidase family protein, giving the protein MRGAIAGLLAVPLLAAAQDAGGDRELAELLGRIEVIEQELDRDMRAKGQAEAELRDAETEIMRLREESAEVERQLAASRQKQSRLEADLTRNVDDRRQARQALTASMRLAWRSGRQEELKALLSGESAGEVDRRLAWAGMLVRSWARRAGDSARLAGERRSLTEESGSVEQELAGLQARRAGQIRRLEQAAARRRATVAELARRIGAAGDEIGRLRSRAATLASLVENLGEAIEAHPPAALPSIIAARGQLSWPVDGSVVRRFGAGLGAGRASWDGILLEASEGAEVRAPHAGRVVFADWVRGLGFLLVLDHGENVLSLYAYNDRLVGRKGETVDKGQVIAHAGSSGGRPQPGLYFEIRRNGKPEDPIRWLSR; this is encoded by the coding sequence ATGAGAGGCGCCATCGCAGGCCTTCTCGCCGTTCCGCTCCTGGCCGCCGCACAGGATGCCGGCGGGGACCGGGAACTGGCCGAACTGCTCGGGCGCATTGAGGTGATCGAGCAGGAGCTCGACCGGGACATGCGGGCGAAAGGTCAGGCGGAAGCCGAACTCAGGGATGCGGAAACCGAAATCATGCGCTTGCGGGAAGAGTCCGCTGAAGTGGAGCGGCAACTCGCGGCCAGCCGACAGAAACAGTCCCGGCTGGAAGCCGACCTGACCCGCAACGTAGACGATCGCCGCCAGGCCCGGCAGGCCTTGACAGCCTCAATGCGCCTTGCCTGGCGCTCCGGCAGGCAGGAAGAGTTGAAGGCGCTGCTGAGCGGCGAGAGCGCCGGAGAAGTGGACCGCCGGCTGGCCTGGGCCGGCATGCTGGTCCGGTCCTGGGCGCGGCGGGCCGGAGATTCGGCCCGATTGGCGGGAGAGAGACGTTCATTGACCGAGGAATCGGGCAGCGTGGAACAGGAGCTGGCGGGCTTGCAAGCGCGACGTGCCGGACAGATTCGCAGGCTGGAACAGGCCGCGGCCCGGCGCAGGGCCACTGTTGCGGAGCTCGCTAGGCGTATAGGCGCGGCCGGGGACGAGATCGGGAGGCTCAGGAGCCGGGCGGCCACGCTGGCTTCCCTGGTCGAGAATCTGGGAGAAGCGATAGAGGCGCACCCGCCGGCTGCGCTGCCCTCGATCATCGCGGCGCGCGGTCAACTGTCCTGGCCGGTGGACGGCTCCGTCGTGCGGCGTTTCGGGGCCGGGCTGGGCGCGGGCCGCGCCAGCTGGGACGGCATCCTTCTCGAGGCTTCGGAGGGCGCCGAGGTGCGGGCACCGCATGCCGGTCGCGTGGTGTTCGCGGACTGGGTGCGCGGACTGGGATTTCTGCTGGTGCTGGATCACGGAGAGAACGTCCTGAGCCTGTATGCATACAATGACCGGCTCGTGGGCAGGAAGGGCGAAACGGTGGACAAGGGACAGGTAATCGCCCATGCCGGAAGCTCCGGGGGGCGTCCGCAACCCGGCCTGTATTTCGAGATACGCCGTAACGGCAAACCCGAGGACCCGATCCGGTGGCTGAGCAGGTAA
- a CDS encoding ABC transporter permease, whose translation MTGWEQAVGLYTILRKEARRILRIWVQTIVPPAITMSLYFIIFGQLRERIGSMSGFDYTQFIAPGLILMSVITNSYGNVVSSFFSAKFQRHLEEMLVSPLPNYVIILGHAAGGVMRGLIVGLIVTTVAMGFTDLEIRSPVIVVFTLFCTAITFSLGGMINAIFARKFDDVSLIPAFVLTPLTYLGGVFYSVDLLPGIWRTLSLFNPILYMINAFRYGMIGTTDVDLNTAFIMMGVFVFVLFGVCAVLIRKGVGIRD comes from the coding sequence ATGACCGGCTGGGAACAGGCCGTCGGCCTGTACACCATTCTCCGCAAGGAAGCGCGCCGCATCCTGCGGATCTGGGTGCAGACGATCGTCCCGCCCGCCATCACGATGTCGCTGTACTTCATCATCTTCGGGCAACTGCGTGAGCGCATCGGTTCCATGTCCGGCTTCGACTACACCCAGTTCATCGCGCCCGGGCTGATCCTGATGTCGGTGATAACCAATTCCTACGGCAACGTCGTGTCCTCGTTTTTCAGCGCCAAGTTTCAGCGCCACCTTGAGGAAATGCTGGTCTCGCCCCTGCCCAACTACGTGATCATCCTGGGGCACGCCGCCGGCGGCGTGATGCGGGGCCTGATCGTGGGCCTGATCGTAACGACCGTCGCCATGGGTTTTACCGATCTCGAGATCCGTTCTCCCGTGATCGTCGTGTTCACCCTTTTCTGCACTGCAATCACGTTTTCGCTGGGCGGCATGATCAACGCCATCTTCGCGCGCAAGTTCGACGATGTGTCTCTGATTCCCGCTTTCGTCCTCACACCGCTGACCTACCTGGGCGGCGTGTTCTACTCGGTGGACCTCCTCCCGGGGATATGGCGCACGCTCAGCCTCTTCAACCCCATCCTGTACATGATCAACGCCTTCCGCTACGGCATGATCGGCACGACGGATGTCGATCTGAACACCGCCTTCATCATGATGGGCGTGTTCGTGTTCGTGCTGTTCGGGGTGTGCGCCGTGCTGATCCGCAAGGGCGTGGGCATCCGCGACTAG
- a CDS encoding DegV family EDD domain-containing protein: MKGIHYLDGRRLARAITAGMLQLQNSREELDRINVFPVADGDTGLNMAHTAQAVILALAESPSRSAGEVAQSAARGALYGARGNSGVILAQFLHGLAEAWEDKARLDTRDVALGLKAAAESARNGLSNPREGTILSVMSAVGIGALDVSPEGELTALLSAAREAADDAVQKTPEQLEVLRRAGVVDAGGAGLAQLLGGIEQLVRTGRGAEAGEFAGAARALAGTAHAHDLGEESEFRYCTECMISGQDLTPAGIREEIQPLGDSIVVAGGARIVRLHIHTDRPHEVFAVAQEHGEVSSEKADDMHVQFALLNGSRVPIGCDSGADIPAELVRDLRITTAPLRIHLGEQGYLDELGLPADWLWRAMEDHGERAQTATPPRGDMERVMGFLAGHFPESVWITLAGAVSGTADVSRSVASEMTGGKVRVVDSVNVSIGHGLIVQHAAEWARQGAGADEIIAALPPLLEAARTFGVIEDLSHGVRGGRISPRIKQLSDLLKVDALLGIGRNGTVKACGVQRRSGDRVKRFARYVLKRFPTHQPLRIAVAHANRPESGQRLHELLVESVPNLVSSYVTELGAVVSAHAGPGALLAAAIPALPVRPAPETRAA, encoded by the coding sequence ATGAAGGGCATTCACTATCTCGATGGACGGCGGCTGGCGCGCGCCATCACTGCCGGCATGCTGCAGCTTCAAAACAGCCGCGAGGAGCTGGACCGTATCAACGTGTTTCCGGTGGCGGACGGCGACACCGGCCTGAATATGGCGCATACGGCGCAAGCCGTGATCCTTGCGCTGGCCGAGTCACCGTCGCGGAGCGCCGGCGAAGTGGCCCAGTCCGCGGCCAGGGGAGCGTTATACGGCGCGCGCGGGAATTCCGGCGTGATCCTGGCTCAGTTCCTGCACGGACTGGCCGAGGCCTGGGAGGACAAGGCGCGCCTGGATACGCGCGACGTCGCACTGGGGTTGAAGGCGGCGGCCGAGTCCGCCCGCAACGGCCTGAGCAATCCACGCGAGGGGACCATCCTGAGCGTGATGAGCGCGGTCGGCATCGGCGCGCTTGACGTTTCGCCCGAGGGAGAGCTCACCGCCCTCCTGTCGGCCGCTCGGGAAGCGGCCGACGACGCGGTGCAGAAAACCCCGGAACAGCTCGAAGTGCTTCGGCGCGCCGGCGTGGTCGATGCCGGCGGCGCCGGCCTGGCGCAGCTGCTGGGCGGCATCGAGCAGCTCGTCAGGACAGGGCGGGGCGCCGAGGCGGGCGAGTTTGCCGGCGCGGCAAGAGCCCTGGCGGGCACCGCGCACGCGCACGATCTGGGCGAGGAATCCGAATTCCGCTATTGCACCGAGTGCATGATCTCCGGCCAGGACCTGACGCCGGCCGGCATACGCGAGGAAATCCAGCCGTTGGGCGATTCCATCGTCGTGGCGGGCGGCGCCCGCATCGTGCGCCTGCACATACACACGGACAGGCCGCATGAGGTATTCGCCGTTGCACAGGAGCACGGTGAAGTCAGCAGCGAGAAGGCCGACGACATGCACGTGCAATTCGCGCTGCTGAACGGCTCGAGAGTTCCCATCGGTTGCGACAGCGGCGCGGACATCCCCGCGGAACTGGTCAGGGACCTGCGGATCACGACGGCGCCGCTGCGCATCCACCTGGGCGAGCAAGGCTATCTCGACGAGTTGGGGCTGCCGGCGGACTGGCTGTGGCGGGCGATGGAGGATCATGGCGAGAGGGCGCAGACCGCCACGCCGCCGCGCGGCGACATGGAACGGGTAATGGGATTTCTGGCCGGACATTTCCCCGAGTCCGTGTGGATCACGCTGGCCGGCGCGGTGAGCGGCACCGCCGATGTATCGCGCAGCGTGGCTTCGGAAATGACCGGCGGGAAAGTACGGGTCGTGGACAGCGTCAACGTTTCGATCGGCCATGGCCTCATCGTTCAGCACGCAGCCGAATGGGCGCGGCAGGGGGCGGGCGCGGACGAAATCATCGCGGCACTGCCGCCCTTGCTGGAAGCCGCCCGAACCTTCGGTGTGATCGAGGACCTTTCCCACGGCGTGCGCGGCGGACGCATTTCGCCACGCATCAAGCAACTCAGTGACTTGCTCAAGGTGGACGCCCTGCTCGGCATCGGCCGCAACGGAACCGTGAAGGCATGCGGCGTGCAGCGCCGGTCGGGCGACCGGGTCAAACGCTTTGCGCGGTACGTGCTCAAGCGCTTTCCCACTCACCAGCCGTTGCGGATTGCGGTCGCGCACGCCAACCGCCCGGAATCGGGGCAACGACTGCACGAACTGCTGGTGGAAAGCGTCCCGAACCTCGTGTCGAGCTACGTGACCGAACTGGGCGCGGTCGTGAGCGCCCACGCCGGTCCCGGAGCTCTGCTCGCCGCCGCCATCCCGGCACTGCCTGTCCGCCCGGCCCCTGAGACCCGGGCTGCCTGA
- a CDS encoding AAA family ATPase yields MRGFRGSGGRTAVADRLHARHALRLYNEIARRGTPRRILGAMYEQFHGLSERPFSITPDPRYLYLSTRHAEALAHLLYGVRENGGFTQLTGEVGTGKTMLVRCLLERLPERTDTAIVLDPPATRIEFLQTICRELRMRTPRWAENPSSLGAALNRKLLRTYAAGRRTILIVDEAQALGADLLEQVRRLTNLETARHKLLGIVLVGQPELHETLARRDLRQLAQRITARCHLGPLSRAETGEYLRHRLKVAGSSREVFNSRARRRLYRISRGIPRIINVVADRALLGAFVRREHEIGPQLVRLAAREIYGRQGAPAGALWSGATG; encoded by the coding sequence ATGCGAGGATTTCGGGGATCGGGCGGGCGGACTGCAGTGGCTGATCGGCTTCATGCGCGGCACGCACTCCGCCTCTACAATGAAATAGCGCGAAGAGGAACACCAAGGCGGATCCTGGGGGCCATGTACGAGCAATTTCACGGCTTGAGCGAAAGGCCTTTCAGCATTACGCCCGACCCGCGCTACCTGTACCTGAGCACGCGCCACGCCGAGGCCCTCGCCCACCTGTTGTACGGGGTGCGTGAGAACGGCGGCTTCACCCAACTGACCGGCGAGGTGGGTACCGGCAAGACCATGCTGGTCCGGTGCCTGCTGGAACGCTTGCCGGAACGGACCGACACCGCGATCGTGCTGGACCCGCCCGCTACCCGCATCGAGTTCCTGCAAACCATCTGCCGTGAATTGCGAATGCGCACGCCCCGCTGGGCGGAGAATCCCTCCTCCCTGGGCGCGGCGCTCAATCGCAAGCTGCTGCGAACCTATGCCGCCGGAAGGCGGACGATACTGATCGTGGACGAGGCCCAGGCGCTGGGCGCGGACCTGCTGGAGCAGGTGCGGCGGTTGACCAATCTCGAGACTGCCCGGCACAAGTTGCTGGGTATCGTGCTGGTGGGCCAGCCGGAGTTGCACGAAACGCTGGCGAGGCGGGACCTGCGACAACTGGCGCAACGCATCACGGCGCGCTGCCACCTGGGGCCGTTGTCGCGCGCGGAAACCGGCGAGTACCTCCGGCACAGGCTGAAGGTGGCCGGTTCAAGCCGTGAGGTATTCAATTCCCGCGCAAGACGCCGCTTGTACCGGATATCCCGCGGAATTCCCAGGATCATCAACGTCGTGGCCGACCGCGCCCTGCTGGGGGCTTTCGTTCGCAGGGAACATGAGATCGGTCCGCAGCTGGTGCGGCTGGCGGCGCGCGAGATTTACGGGCGCCAGGGCGCACCGGCAGGGGCGCTCTGGAGCGGCGCGACCGGCTGA
- a CDS encoding polyprenyl synthetase family protein yields the protein MDSSENFEHRRAGYQARVNALLERVLPSAATTPMRLHGAMREAVMRGGKRLRPLVCYAAAEAAGVPDSLVDAPAAAIELIHCYSLVHDDMPCMDDDDFRRGKPSIHKMYGEDTALLVGDALQTLAWQVLATHSSLNGHDGARVRLMDLLTECAGSVGMAGGQDLDLSGGDRPDVAELEHAYRTKTGALFRAAALAPACVRPDLAVRQRHSLEVFADALGLAFQIRDDLADRDTDRRQQPQGGGANLPSWVQRFGTQAARERIGELTAIMRSACEDFGDRAGGLQWLIGFMRGTHSASTMK from the coding sequence ATGGACTCAAGCGAGAACTTTGAACACAGGCGGGCCGGCTACCAGGCTCGCGTCAACGCCTTGCTCGAGCGCGTGCTGCCGAGCGCGGCGACGACGCCCATGCGATTGCACGGCGCAATGCGCGAAGCGGTCATGCGCGGCGGAAAGCGCCTGAGGCCGCTGGTCTGCTATGCAGCCGCCGAAGCAGCCGGCGTCCCCGACTCGCTCGTCGATGCGCCGGCCGCCGCAATCGAACTGATTCATTGCTATTCGCTGGTGCACGACGACATGCCCTGCATGGACGACGACGACTTCCGGCGCGGCAAGCCCAGCATTCACAAGATGTACGGCGAGGACACCGCGCTGCTGGTCGGCGACGCGCTGCAGACCCTGGCCTGGCAGGTCCTGGCAACCCACTCCTCGTTGAACGGCCACGACGGCGCCCGGGTGCGCCTGATGGATCTGCTGACGGAATGCGCCGGATCGGTGGGCATGGCGGGCGGGCAGGACCTGGATCTGAGCGGCGGCGATCGACCCGATGTAGCGGAACTGGAACACGCGTATCGCACCAAGACCGGAGCTCTTTTCCGCGCCGCGGCGCTGGCGCCGGCTTGCGTGCGCCCCGATCTGGCGGTGCGCCAGAGGCATTCGCTGGAAGTGTTCGCCGACGCCCTCGGCCTGGCGTTCCAGATACGCGACGACCTGGCGGACCGGGATACCGATCGGCGGCAGCAACCACAAGGCGGCGGAGCCAACCTGCCTTCCTGGGTGCAGCGTTTCGGGACGCAGGCGGCGCGAGAGCGGATTGGGGAGTTGACGGCGATCATGCGCTCCGCATGCGAGGATTTCGGGGATCGGGCGGGCGGACTGCAGTGGCTGATCGGCTTCATGCGCGGCACGCACTCCGCCTCTACAATGAAATAG
- the mvaD gene encoding diphosphomevalonate decarboxylase — translation MQGSAIAHPNVALVKYWGKRPARGNLPAMGSLSLTLGFLATRTTVRFDPAGGRDALTLNGRRNSRDLKRMQDCLAPLRQRAAESGSATVESRNDFPTGAGLASSASGMAALAVAGASALGLAEELDLVGRSAMAGSGSAPRSLHGGVVLLSIDPQGNWSCTSVLAPEEWPLKVVVAVTQTGLKQTDSRSGMELTRRSSPFYKAWLKSQKADLEDAGRAVAQRDFERLAELSEGNCLRMHATAMGASPPLMYFNGATIECMHRVKALARDGRPVFFTVDAGPQVKAVCLPDVLDEVCDALGQVPGVQQVLSGDLGGGARLVPG, via the coding sequence ATGCAGGGCAGCGCCATCGCGCACCCCAACGTAGCGCTGGTGAAATACTGGGGCAAGCGGCCGGCCCGCGGCAACCTGCCGGCCATGGGGTCGCTGTCGCTGACGCTGGGGTTCCTGGCGACCCGCACGACGGTGCGCTTCGACCCGGCCGGGGGTCGGGACGCGCTGACGCTGAACGGCCGGCGAAACTCCAGGGACCTCAAACGGATGCAGGACTGCCTTGCGCCCCTGCGCCAACGGGCCGCCGAGTCCGGGTCCGCGACGGTGGAATCGCGCAACGATTTTCCTACCGGCGCGGGCCTGGCTTCGTCCGCCTCCGGGATGGCGGCGCTGGCCGTGGCCGGCGCATCGGCGCTTGGCCTGGCCGAAGAACTTGACCTCGTCGGGCGGTCGGCAATGGCGGGTTCGGGGTCCGCGCCCCGCTCACTGCATGGCGGAGTCGTGTTGCTGTCGATCGATCCCCAGGGAAACTGGTCCTGCACGTCAGTGCTTGCGCCGGAGGAATGGCCGCTTAAGGTGGTTGTGGCGGTTACGCAAACCGGGCTCAAGCAAACGGACTCCCGCTCGGGCATGGAACTCACCCGGCGCTCGTCGCCCTTCTACAAGGCCTGGCTCAAAAGCCAGAAGGCCGACCTGGAGGATGCCGGCCGCGCCGTGGCGCAACGTGATTTCGAGCGTCTTGCCGAACTGTCCGAAGGCAATTGCCTGAGAATGCATGCCACCGCCATGGGCGCTTCGCCACCCCTGATGTATTTCAATGGCGCCACCATCGAGTGCATGCACCGGGTCAAGGCCCTGGCGCGCGACGGCCGGCCGGTGTTCTTTACCGTGGACGCGGGACCCCAGGTCAAGGCGGTCTGTCTCCCGGACGTGCTCGACGAAGTATGCGATGCGCTGGGCCAGGTTCCCGGAGTGCAACAGGTGCTCAGCGGCGATCTGGGCGGCGGAGCTCGGCTCGTCCCGGGCTAG
- a CDS encoding DUF4399 domain-containing protein gives MIDLSKASALSMNRTTFATLLAAALLCSCGSPGQQEEAAPDADAASAPALAPEVALPPRKPSPEGASVWFVSPGDGAVLTSPFTVEFGLEGMELLPAGEIGEHTGHHHLLVNTPLPRMDLPIITDDAHMHFGLAQTSVELSLEPGTHTLQLLLGDDLHIPHEPPVMSEVITVEVTN, from the coding sequence ATGATCGATTTATCCAAGGCAAGCGCTTTGTCCATGAACAGAACCACTTTCGCAACGCTGCTGGCAGCGGCGCTTCTGTGTTCCTGCGGAAGCCCCGGGCAGCAGGAAGAGGCCGCGCCGGACGCGGATGCGGCGAGCGCGCCGGCGCTGGCGCCTGAAGTCGCACTGCCTCCGCGCAAGCCCTCGCCCGAAGGCGCGAGCGTATGGTTCGTCTCCCCCGGGGACGGCGCCGTGCTGACTTCCCCGTTCACGGTGGAGTTCGGGCTGGAGGGCATGGAGTTGCTGCCCGCCGGAGAGATCGGGGAGCACACCGGACATCATCACCTGCTGGTGAACACCCCATTGCCGCGCATGGACCTGCCAATCATCACCGACGACGCCCACATGCACTTCGGCCTGGCCCAGACCAGCGTCGAGCTGTCGTTGGAACCAGGCACCCATACGCTGCAGTTGCTGCTGGGCGACGACCTGCACATCCCCCACGAGCCGCCGGTAATGTCCGAAGTCATTACGGTTGAGGTGACGAACTAG